Proteins from a single region of Nitratidesulfovibrio sp.:
- a CDS encoding response regulator, with product MPTPSGPMLFRHLSVFQRLLIGTLLIVAFSIVLGYSTLSLMRDMAEDANTVYRHTFIATSSLQQAKESVERMRAAMREQIIEVDESIKAEQMTTLRREERLFHDCMEAVRVNFRGNPALIDAMASRYDDFLSMRDRAMALAENREIQEAWRLTESSPENPADRLVHAIDDLMHAARSTAEHFFQSSVAENHTMQLKATAAYGLFCAMVIAITYLVSWSIRRRLLALTSCVKALADGDLDVQVPYGEERNEMGAMARSLEVLRGVSRQMEQQRWIKAQMSETATALQQAGDLDSFGQRLSAVVAQVSGAPYAALYVPNDDGVHLDLVASLGGIVGGPPASIAKDDGLVGRCAAMRVPVELTPPEGETLRFATGLGDVHPASLRAYPLLLGERLLGVLELATLGPLPPRAATLFEDMLPMAALSQEVLERNLHTRSLLEQTRTQATELEESRELLRRSEAFFRAVFETAGIGIVSERKGLGIDRANPAFIDFIGISEPELRGRDLEDFFHPDDREALEALLGRLDPDKPEYAHLQYGSPEHAGQDAEGPDPTRSTLTVRAEHRYLRPDGEVRWADVRCALIGDKDITPRRVTLINDITELKEQQAELKDTEAWYRGIVHSAPDAMVVVDGEGRIVLCNPQLERLLGYETGELAGQLVEQFLPEEVRERHVKLRNDFLASPLQVIGHEREVVGVRKDGTRLPLEISLSKLPPSDRHPMSACGALRDISQRKRAEAELRRAKEVAEEATQLKSDFLANMSHEIRTPMNAIIGMAHLALKTELDPRQADYVRKIRASGQHLLGILNDILDFSKIEAGKLTVEHTEFELETVLDTVANLVSEKTAAKGLEFVLDVATDVPPMLRGDPLRLGQILINYANNAVKFTEHGEIVVRVETLETGDTDVLLRFAVRDTGIGLTDEQKARLFVSFQQADTSTTRKYGGTGLGLAIAKKLADLMGGDVGVDSTPGGGSTFWFTARLGLGTGRRALVPRIDLRGLRVLVVDDNPQARMVLAHLLEGMTFRAVEADGGEAALRLLQEAQTSGTPFGMVFLDWQMPGMDGLETARNIRALTPDLPVAIVTAHGREEIFAASEGVGVAAVLVKPVQPSLLFDTVMRLLGAVLPVPRAAVPPPDTRPAMLDGVRGARVLLVEDNELNREVAMGLLAEAGLVPDAAEDGAQAVRMVTEGGYDLVLMDVQMPVMDGYEATRTIRRTQGASSLPIVAMTANAMQGDREACLAAGMNDHVAKPIDPDELFAALIRWLPRRASAEARDETQLGETADTPATGMPPGAPSDTAPGASHGMPPVPRPDLQDRQDLQDRQDLQDRQDRQDEARLVLDPEAGLRRVLGKQATYHTLLRRFVSQHADAATRIAGFIQSGDGAAATREAHTLKGVAGTLGARTVQAHAADLEGVLRHEAPTARAAEVLALLRTSLDEAVRAMHRLLDDAPPGPEGTTSPHAPGDADGNAPNAAPDTPAGPDRNLTGSDLPEGPPHAVPDTLPDTLPDTLLDRLETLIEEDDSEAVDLFNTHAEALRAALGQALVVGMGEALRAFEFETALEMLRSARPAREG from the coding sequence ATGCCCACCCCCTCGGGCCCCATGCTGTTCCGCCATCTTTCCGTCTTCCAGCGGCTGCTCATCGGCACGTTGCTCATCGTCGCCTTCAGCATCGTGCTCGGCTACAGCACCCTGAGCCTTATGCGCGACATGGCCGAAGACGCCAACACCGTCTATCGGCACACCTTCATCGCCACCAGCAGCCTGCAACAGGCCAAGGAAAGCGTGGAGCGCATGCGTGCGGCCATGCGCGAGCAGATCATCGAGGTGGATGAGTCCATCAAGGCCGAACAGATGACCACCCTGCGGCGCGAGGAACGCCTGTTCCACGACTGCATGGAGGCCGTGCGCGTCAACTTCCGGGGCAACCCGGCCCTCATCGACGCCATGGCAAGCCGTTACGACGACTTCCTGTCCATGCGCGACAGAGCCATGGCCCTGGCCGAAAACCGCGAGATACAGGAAGCGTGGCGGCTTACCGAATCCTCGCCCGAGAACCCGGCCGATCGGCTGGTGCACGCCATCGACGACCTGATGCACGCGGCCCGATCCACGGCGGAACATTTCTTCCAGTCCTCGGTGGCGGAAAACCATACCATGCAGCTCAAGGCCACTGCGGCGTACGGGCTGTTCTGCGCCATGGTCATCGCCATCACCTATCTTGTCAGTTGGAGCATCCGGCGACGCCTGCTGGCCCTGACCAGCTGCGTCAAGGCACTGGCCGACGGCGACCTGGACGTGCAGGTACCCTACGGCGAGGAACGCAACGAAATGGGGGCCATGGCCCGCTCGCTGGAAGTCTTGCGGGGCGTTTCACGCCAGATGGAACAGCAGCGCTGGATCAAGGCCCAGATGTCCGAAACGGCCACCGCCCTGCAACAGGCGGGTGACCTGGATTCCTTCGGCCAGCGCCTGTCCGCCGTGGTCGCGCAAGTTTCCGGCGCCCCCTACGCGGCGCTGTACGTGCCCAACGACGATGGCGTGCACCTGGACCTTGTGGCCTCGCTGGGGGGCATCGTCGGCGGTCCGCCCGCCAGCATTGCCAAGGACGATGGGCTGGTTGGCCGTTGCGCGGCCATGCGCGTGCCGGTGGAACTCACGCCGCCGGAAGGGGAAACCCTGCGTTTCGCCACCGGGCTCGGCGACGTGCACCCCGCCTCGTTGCGGGCCTATCCGCTGCTGCTGGGCGAACGGTTGCTGGGCGTGCTGGAACTGGCCACCCTGGGACCGCTGCCCCCGCGCGCCGCCACCCTGTTCGAGGACATGCTGCCCATGGCCGCCCTGTCGCAGGAAGTGCTGGAGCGCAACCTGCACACCCGCAGCCTGCTGGAGCAGACCCGCACCCAGGCAACGGAACTGGAGGAAAGCCGAGAACTCCTGCGCCGCAGCGAGGCCTTCTTTCGCGCCGTGTTCGAAACGGCGGGCATCGGCATCGTCAGCGAACGCAAGGGACTTGGCATCGACAGGGCCAACCCTGCCTTCATCGATTTCATCGGCATCAGCGAACCGGAACTGCGCGGGCGTGACCTTGAGGACTTCTTTCACCCCGACGACCGGGAAGCGCTGGAAGCCCTGCTGGGCCGCCTGGACCCCGACAAGCCGGAATATGCCCACCTGCAATACGGCAGCCCGGAGCATGCCGGGCAGGATGCCGAAGGTCCGGACCCGACGCGTTCCACCCTTACCGTACGGGCAGAGCACCGCTACCTGCGCCCCGACGGCGAGGTGCGCTGGGCCGACGTGCGTTGCGCGCTCATCGGCGACAAGGACATCACCCCCCGCCGGGTCACCCTGATCAACGACATTACCGAGCTCAAGGAGCAGCAGGCGGAACTGAAGGATACCGAGGCCTGGTACCGGGGCATCGTGCATTCCGCCCCGGACGCCATGGTGGTGGTGGACGGAGAGGGGCGCATCGTGCTGTGCAACCCGCAGCTTGAACGGCTGCTGGGCTACGAGACGGGCGAACTTGCCGGGCAGTTGGTAGAACAATTCCTGCCTGAAGAAGTACGCGAACGCCACGTGAAGCTGCGCAACGACTTTCTGGCCTCGCCGCTCCAGGTCATCGGCCACGAGCGCGAGGTGGTGGGCGTGCGCAAGGACGGCACCCGCCTGCCGCTGGAAATCAGCCTCAGCAAGCTGCCCCCGTCCGACAGGCACCCCATGAGCGCCTGCGGCGCCCTGCGCGACATATCCCAGCGCAAGCGCGCAGAGGCCGAACTGCGCCGGGCCAAGGAAGTGGCCGAAGAAGCCACGCAGCTCAAAAGCGATTTCCTGGCCAACATGAGCCACGAAATCCGCACCCCCATGAACGCCATCATCGGCATGGCCCACCTGGCCCTGAAGACGGAACTGGATCCGCGCCAGGCGGACTACGTGCGCAAGATACGCGCCTCCGGGCAGCACCTGCTGGGCATCCTCAACGACATCCTCGACTTCTCCAAGATCGAGGCGGGCAAGCTGACGGTGGAGCACACCGAGTTCGAACTGGAAACCGTGCTCGACACCGTGGCCAACCTCGTCTCGGAAAAAACCGCCGCCAAGGGGCTGGAATTCGTGCTCGACGTGGCGACCGACGTGCCCCCCATGCTGCGGGGCGACCCGCTGCGCCTGGGTCAGATTCTCATCAACTACGCCAACAACGCGGTGAAATTCACCGAGCACGGCGAAATCGTGGTCCGGGTGGAAACGCTGGAAACAGGCGATACCGATGTGCTGCTGCGCTTTGCCGTGCGCGACACGGGCATCGGCCTCACCGACGAGCAGAAGGCCCGGCTGTTCGTCTCGTTCCAGCAGGCGGACACCTCGACCACCCGCAAGTACGGCGGCACCGGCCTTGGCCTTGCCATCGCCAAGAAACTGGCCGACCTGATGGGCGGCGACGTGGGCGTGGACAGCACCCCCGGCGGGGGCAGCACCTTCTGGTTCACGGCCCGGCTGGGGCTGGGCACCGGGCGGAGGGCGCTGGTACCGCGCATCGACCTGCGCGGCCTGCGGGTGCTGGTGGTGGACGACAACCCCCAGGCCCGCATGGTGCTGGCCCACTTACTGGAAGGCATGACCTTCCGCGCGGTGGAGGCGGACGGCGGCGAGGCCGCGTTGCGCCTGCTGCAAGAGGCCCAGACGTCGGGCACTCCCTTCGGCATGGTCTTCCTGGACTGGCAGATGCCCGGCATGGACGGGCTGGAGACGGCCCGCAACATCCGCGCCCTGACGCCGGACCTGCCCGTGGCCATCGTTACCGCGCACGGGCGCGAAGAAATTTTCGCCGCGTCCGAGGGGGTGGGGGTGGCCGCCGTGCTGGTGAAGCCGGTACAGCCATCCCTGCTGTTCGACACGGTCATGCGCCTGCTGGGCGCGGTGCTTCCCGTGCCACGGGCCGCCGTGCCGCCGCCGGACACCCGGCCCGCCATGCTCGACGGCGTACGGGGCGCGCGCGTGCTGCTGGTGGAGGACAACGAACTGAACCGCGAGGTGGCCATGGGCCTGCTGGCCGAGGCGGGCCTGGTCCCCGATGCGGCGGAAGACGGGGCGCAGGCGGTGCGCATGGTCACTGAGGGCGGCTACGACCTGGTGCTGATGGACGTGCAGATGCCCGTCATGGACGGATACGAGGCCACCCGGACCATCCGCCGCACCCAGGGGGCCAGCAGCCTGCCCATCGTGGCCATGACCGCCAACGCCATGCAGGGCGACCGCGAGGCATGCCTGGCGGCGGGCATGAACGACCACGTGGCCAAGCCCATCGACCCGGACGAACTGTTCGCGGCGCTGATCCGCTGGCTGCCCCGGCGGGCCAGTGCGGAGGCACGGGACGAGACGCAACTGGGCGAAACGGCGGACACACCCGCCACCGGCATGCCCCCCGGCGCGCCATCAGACACAGCGCCCGGCGCATCCCACGGGATGCCGCCCGTGCCCCGCCCAGATTTGCAGGACCGGCAGGACTTGCAGGACCGGCAGGACTTGCAGGACCGGCAAGACAGGCAGGACGAGGCCCGGCTCGTTCTTGATCCCGAGGCGGGACTGCGCCGGGTACTGGGCAAGCAGGCCACCTACCACACGCTGCTGCGGCGCTTTGTTTCCCAGCACGCCGACGCTGCCACGCGCATCGCCGGGTTCATCCAGTCCGGCGACGGGGCAGCGGCCACGCGCGAGGCGCACACCCTGAAGGGCGTGGCTGGTACCCTGGGCGCACGTACGGTGCAGGCCCATGCCGCCGACCTGGAAGGGGTGTTGCGCCACGAGGCCCCCACCGCGCGCGCGGCAGAGGTGCTGGCGCTGCTGCGCACCTCGCTGGATGAGGCGGTGCGGGCCATGCACCGCCTGCTGGATGACGCGCCCCCCGGCCCGGAGGGCACCACCAGCCCCCATGCTCCCGGGGACGCGGACGGCAATGCGCCAAACGCCGCGCCGGATACGCCCGCCGGACCGGACAGGAACCTGACGGGCAGTGACCTGCCAGAAGGGCCCCCGCACGCCGTGCCCGACACGTTGCCAGACACGTTGCCAGACACGCTGCTTGACCGGCTGGAAACGCTCATCGAGGAAGACGACAGCGAAGCCGTCGACCTTTTCAACACCCACGCAGAGGCCCTGCGCGCCGCCCTGGGGCAGGCCCTGGTGGTCGGCATGGGCGAGGCGTTGCGCGCCTTCGAGTTCGAAACCGCCCTGGAAATGCTGCGCTCGGCCCGGCCCGCGCGCGAAGGCTGA
- a CDS encoding S24 family peptidase has translation MNEYDSTGTDWDELREYVIDALHSVGGVKRLAEIAGVSERTVYAWKNGERFPSRTNLARLTEHLDRISVTGGPSHRRGLHERMLRPYGETPRPSAGQPEAPEEARRLAEEFVLVDRAEARPSAGGGSLQTGGRPQEQHAFRLDWVLGRARSTTGLCLMEVMGRSMERTLHDGDLVLVNQHDHALAEDRIYVLRVQDEIYIKRFSRTPGRYHFRGDNPEFAYQDIEIDPRDDTLQWEVIGRVIWAGKEL, from the coding sequence ATGAACGAGTACGATTCCACGGGAACCGACTGGGACGAGCTTCGGGAGTACGTCATCGACGCGCTGCACAGCGTGGGTGGCGTGAAGCGCCTTGCGGAAATCGCGGGGGTCAGCGAGCGCACCGTCTACGCTTGGAAGAACGGCGAGCGGTTTCCCAGCCGCACCAATCTCGCGCGGCTCACCGAGCACCTGGACCGCATTTCCGTCACCGGCGGGCCGTCGCACCGGCGCGGCCTGCACGAACGCATGCTGCGCCCCTACGGGGAGACCCCGCGCCCGTCCGCCGGGCAACCGGAGGCGCCGGAAGAAGCCCGGCGTCTGGCCGAAGAATTCGTCCTGGTGGACAGGGCGGAGGCACGCCCCAGCGCGGGCGGCGGCTCGTTGCAGACCGGCGGGCGCCCACAGGAGCAGCATGCCTTCCGGCTGGACTGGGTGCTGGGTCGGGCACGGTCCACCACCGGCCTGTGTCTCATGGAGGTCATGGGCCGTTCCATGGAACGCACCCTGCACGACGGCGACCTGGTGCTGGTCAACCAGCACGACCATGCACTGGCGGAAGACCGTATTTACGTGCTGCGCGTGCAGGACGAGATCTACATCAAACGGTTTTCCCGCACGCCGGGGCGCTATCACTTCCGGGGGGACAACCCGGAATTCGCCTATCAGGACATCGAGATCGACCCGCGCGACGACACCCTGCAATGGGAAGTCATCGGTCGGGTCATCTGGGCGGGCAAGGAACTGTAG
- a CDS encoding single-stranded DNA-binding protein, whose translation MAAVNRVMLLGRVMAAPRPVAGTSGDCVLFSVSTEGAGQDDAGQRHRVRVTGDQAAWCLARLRRGMLVHVEGELLACAQGGEACAVVAAWLVQAVENDQRSGAPVHPPAHPPAHRPVRAALQPAVFSAAFPGVRDDAPLPGAHCARSEPLDRGTDEHAGGDAGALSLPWRRAPDMAGGVPGMPSWRMH comes from the coding sequence ATGGCGGCTGTGAACAGAGTGATGCTGCTCGGGCGCGTGATGGCCGCGCCCCGGCCCGTAGCCGGTACATCGGGTGATTGCGTGCTGTTTTCCGTCAGCACCGAGGGCGCCGGACAGGACGACGCGGGCCAGCGGCACCGGGTGCGCGTCACCGGCGACCAGGCCGCATGGTGCCTTGCGCGGTTGCGGCGCGGCATGCTGGTGCACGTGGAGGGAGAATTGCTGGCCTGCGCGCAGGGGGGGGAAGCCTGCGCCGTGGTGGCGGCGTGGCTGGTCCAGGCCGTGGAGAACGACCAGCGTTCGGGGGCGCCCGTACATCCGCCTGCACATCCGCCTGCACATCGGCCCGTGCGTGCGGCTCTGCAACCCGCCGTATTTTCCGCCGCGTTTCCCGGCGTGCGGGACGATGCCCCACTGCCCGGTGCGCACTGCGCCCGGTCGGAACCCCTTGATCGCGGGACCGATGAACATGCCGGTGGCGATGCTGGCGCATTGTCGCTGCCGTGGCGGCGTGCTCCGGATATGGCCGGTGGCGTGCCGGGCATGCCGTCATGGCGCATGCATTGA
- a CDS encoding ATP-binding protein, producing MSAAIPRARRWPRLARALSCACLLACMLACLCATPAIPVARAADAGTGTEPRHADAAPLTAPLAAPLAAPLTGTLTGTRGTVQDNVQANATPEAVARSVADSVVQTLADAITARGVQDGRHLVLLLHSYEQGMGRVREITDTVERMLAPTENHIALRVENLDSKRVHTPEYLGAFAAVLALKYAGRTPTLILTSDDDALDFLEAHHAALFPGVPVLFCGVNHFHDSLVAAIPRLSGVLSTFSARETALALLGMHPGTRNLFLVNDHTETGQAVARDMRGQLADLPGGVQVHEFPPLPFDDLLSRLATLPPDAAVLLGVYFTDSVGYATTFEDMGERIAAAAHVPVHCLVDFNLNGATVGGKVSGAAFQAEALGRMALRVISGSRVEDIPVQAEGVNRFVYRAPALARWGISESSLPAGSTVVDRPFSLYRTYRVHINVLILFVVSLASTILVLAHMMRRRAASERQLRRLRNLLANTLDSMPSVIVGVSPEGLVTHWNRHAADATGQAAGEAVGRPLGEVFPRLEKLKPLVFEALEDGQVRDGQRLLHPDGDMVRYEDVTVFPLVANGTQGAVIRVDDVTERERIREMMIQTEKMLTVGGLAAGMAHEINNPLGGILQAVQNMRRRVETGRPDNESAAREAGLTLGQVRGYLERREILRMLDDIAASGARAAHIVANMLDFSRRTDGAFMPQDLHRLIENTLELAANDYDLKKLYDFCTMRIVRQYSPMLPPVPCLPTEVEQVLLNLFKNAAQALATMPPPDGAPPTLTIRTERHHDLVAVTVSDNGPGMTPEVRARVFDPFYTTKPPGEGTGLGLSVSYFLITHNHGGSFALHSEPGKGAHFTFTLPLRQR from the coding sequence ATGAGCGCCGCCATCCCTCGCGCCCGAAGGTGGCCCCGGCTGGCACGCGCCCTGTCGTGCGCCTGCCTTTTGGCCTGCATGCTCGCCTGCCTGTGCGCAACCCCGGCGATTCCCGTTGCCCGCGCCGCCGATGCCGGGACGGGGACGGAGCCCCGTCACGCCGATGCCGCGCCACTAACCGCCCCACTGGCCGCCCCACTGGCCGCCCCACTGACCGGGACGCTGACCGGGACGCGGGGCACCGTACAGGACAATGTTCAGGCCAACGCCACGCCGGAAGCCGTGGCCCGTTCGGTGGCCGATTCCGTGGTCCAGACCCTGGCCGATGCCATCACCGCACGCGGCGTACAGGATGGCCGACACCTGGTACTGTTGCTGCATTCCTACGAGCAGGGCATGGGCCGGGTGCGCGAAATCACCGACACGGTGGAACGCATGTTGGCCCCCACGGAGAACCACATCGCCCTGCGCGTGGAAAACCTGGACTCCAAGCGCGTGCACACCCCGGAATACCTTGGGGCCTTTGCCGCCGTGCTGGCCCTGAAATACGCCGGGCGCACCCCCACCCTCATCCTGACCAGCGACGACGATGCCCTCGACTTTCTGGAGGCGCACCACGCCGCGCTGTTTCCCGGCGTGCCCGTGCTGTTCTGCGGAGTGAACCATTTCCACGACAGCCTGGTGGCGGCCATTCCCCGCCTTTCGGGCGTGCTGAGCACCTTTTCCGCGCGCGAGACCGCGCTGGCCCTGCTGGGGATGCACCCCGGCACGCGCAACCTCTTTCTCGTCAACGACCACACGGAGACCGGGCAGGCCGTGGCCCGCGACATGCGGGGGCAACTTGCGGACCTGCCCGGCGGCGTGCAGGTGCACGAATTCCCGCCGCTGCCCTTCGACGACCTGCTCTCGCGACTGGCCACCCTGCCGCCGGACGCGGCCGTGCTGCTGGGCGTCTATTTTACCGACAGCGTGGGGTATGCCACCACCTTCGAGGACATGGGCGAACGCATCGCCGCTGCCGCCCACGTGCCCGTGCACTGCCTTGTCGATTTCAACCTGAACGGCGCCACCGTGGGCGGCAAGGTATCCGGGGCGGCCTTTCAGGCAGAGGCGCTGGGCCGCATGGCCTTGCGGGTCATTTCCGGCTCGCGCGTCGAAGACATTCCCGTGCAGGCGGAAGGGGTGAACCGCTTCGTGTACCGTGCCCCCGCGCTGGCGCGGTGGGGCATATCCGAAAGCAGCCTGCCCGCTGGCAGCACCGTGGTGGACCGCCCCTTCTCGCTCTACCGAACCTACCGCGTCCACATCAACGTATTGATCCTGTTCGTGGTTTCGCTGGCGTCCACCATCCTCGTGCTGGCCCACATGATGCGTCGCCGGGCCGCCTCGGAACGGCAGTTGCGGCGGTTGCGCAACCTGCTGGCCAACACCCTGGATTCCATGCCCTCGGTCATCGTCGGCGTATCACCGGAAGGACTGGTCACCCACTGGAACCGCCACGCTGCGGACGCCACCGGCCAGGCTGCCGGCGAGGCCGTGGGGCGCCCCCTGGGCGAGGTGTTTCCCCGGCTGGAAAAGCTGAAGCCGCTGGTGTTCGAGGCGCTGGAAGACGGCCAGGTGCGCGACGGACAGCGCCTGCTGCACCCAGATGGCGACATGGTGCGCTACGAGGACGTGACGGTCTTTCCCCTGGTGGCCAACGGCACGCAGGGCGCCGTCATCCGCGTTGACGACGTGACCGAGCGCGAACGCATCCGCGAGATGATGATCCAGACGGAAAAGATGCTGACCGTGGGCGGCCTTGCCGCGGGCATGGCGCACGAGATCAACAACCCTCTCGGCGGCATCCTGCAGGCGGTGCAGAACATGCGCCGCCGGGTGGAAACGGGACGGCCCGACAACGAATCCGCCGCCCGCGAGGCCGGGCTGACCCTGGGCCAGGTGCGCGGCTACCTGGAGCGGCGCGAGATATTGCGCATGCTCGACGACATCGCCGCTTCTGGCGCGCGGGCCGCGCACATCGTGGCCAACATGCTCGACTTCAGTCGCCGCACCGACGGCGCATTCATGCCGCAGGACCTGCACCGGCTCATCGAGAACACCCTGGAACTGGCCGCCAACGATTACGACCTGAAAAAGCTCTACGACTTCTGCACCATGCGCATAGTGCGCCAGTACTCCCCCATGCTGCCGCCGGTGCCCTGCCTGCCCACCGAGGTGGAGCAGGTACTGCTGAACCTGTTCAAGAACGCCGCCCAGGCCCTTGCCACCATGCCGCCGCCCGACGGCGCGCCGCCCACCCTGACCATCCGCACCGAACGTCACCACGACCTGGTGGCGGTGACCGTGAGCGACAACGGGCCGGGCATGACGCCCGAGGTGCGCGCCCGCGTCTTCGATCCCTTCTACACCACCAAGCCCCCCGGTGAAGGCACAGGCCTTGGCCTGTCGGTGTCGTACTTCCTGATCACCCACAACCATGGCGGCAGCTTTGCCCTGCACTCCGAACCGGGCAAGGGGGCGCATTTCACGTTCACCCTGCCCCTGCGGCAGCGCTAG
- a CDS encoding ATP-binding protein translates to MPASRHAQPGRFQTHDSATGSEPSPGCETGHDPALAGTVPETASEAASDRGTGRTAPRGFRPGSLRWLLPALLLGGCALLGAITFADPYALPATPPVQALLINSYDQRMHWVRELTAEVEADLAPPGGNVLLRVENMDAKAVHDDAYFAAYAAMLRAKYATVRPALLLCSDDHALNFLRRYRDALFPGVPVVFGGANNFTQARVQGMTGVTGVTEEHYPYETAQFLLRAHTGVEEIFVINDYTESGRSTAAELAEALRPLEGRVRLRWNSDVPMDDLLRQVAALGPETVVLLGVYYSDASERIVTYEEAGLRIAAAARVPVYCTMGFNLGGNMVGGKLITGQSQGRIMAELGRRILAGEDPGAIPVRRGPGEFRFDYTQLRRWRISEASLPPDSEVVERPFSAYRAYSREIHVAGFFVAAMLVTIAALVIVMRHRARTEAELRKLRNLLGNILDSMPSVVVGVSPEGRIIQWNRQAVLMSGVEPAEALGRSLEDVFPRLAPQLPRVHEALDKQTPVRGERMTRTDNGVPRYEDVTVFPLAANGMEGAVIRLDDVTERERVREMMIQTERMLSVGGLAAGMAHEINNPLGGILQAVQNVLRRVEPGRAANDEAAQALGCTVEQVRDYLERRGVLRMAAGVREAGLRAARIVANMLNFSRRSTSSHMECDIGTLVTTAVDLAANDYSFRKNHDFRRLRVDVRIPPDLPRPACLATEVEQVLLNLLRNAAQALAGFIPPDGAPPTITIRAEQHPEGVAISVADNGPGMPPEVRTRVFDPFYTTRPPGEGTGLGLSVAFFIITQNHKGTFSVASEPGQGATFTFTLPLGGTS, encoded by the coding sequence ATGCCCGCTTCGCGCCACGCTCAGCCCGGGCGTTTCCAGACCCACGACTCCGCCACCGGCAGCGAACCGTCGCCGGGCTGCGAGACAGGCCACGACCCGGCCCTGGCAGGCACGGTGCCCGAGACGGCATCGGAAGCGGCATCCGACCGGGGAACGGGCCGCACCGCTCCGCGCGGATTCCGGCCCGGCTCGTTGCGCTGGCTGCTCCCCGCCTTGCTGCTTGGCGGCTGCGCCCTGCTGGGCGCCATCACCTTCGCCGATCCCTATGCCCTGCCCGCCACCCCGCCGGTGCAGGCCCTGCTCATCAACTCCTACGACCAGCGCATGCACTGGGTGCGCGAACTCACCGCCGAGGTGGAGGCCGACCTGGCACCGCCGGGCGGCAACGTGCTTTTGCGGGTGGAGAACATGGATGCCAAGGCGGTGCACGACGATGCCTACTTCGCCGCCTATGCCGCCATGCTACGCGCCAAGTACGCCACGGTGCGCCCCGCGCTGCTGCTGTGTTCCGACGACCATGCCCTGAACTTCCTGCGCCGCTACCGCGACGCGCTCTTTCCCGGCGTACCCGTGGTTTTCGGCGGCGCCAACAACTTCACGCAGGCGCGCGTGCAGGGCATGACCGGGGTGACCGGCGTCACCGAGGAACACTATCCTTACGAGACCGCGCAATTCCTGCTGCGCGCCCACACCGGCGTGGAAGAAATCTTCGTCATCAACGACTACACGGAAAGCGGCCGCTCCACGGCGGCGGAACTGGCCGAAGCGTTGCGCCCGCTGGAAGGGCGCGTTCGGCTGCGCTGGAATTCCGACGTACCCATGGACGACCTGCTGCGGCAGGTGGCCGCCCTGGGACCGGAAACCGTGGTGCTGCTCGGCGTGTACTATTCCGACGCATCCGAACGCATCGTGACCTACGAGGAGGCGGGCCTGCGCATTGCCGCTGCGGCCAGGGTGCCGGTGTACTGCACCATGGGCTTCAACCTTGGCGGCAACATGGTGGGGGGCAAGCTGATCACCGGCCAGTCGCAGGGGCGCATCATGGCTGAACTGGGGCGGCGCATCCTGGCGGGCGAAGACCCGGGGGCCATCCCCGTCCGGCGCGGGCCGGGCGAATTCCGCTTCGACTACACCCAGTTGCGGCGCTGGCGCATCAGCGAAGCCTCGCTCCCCCCCGACAGCGAGGTGGTGGAACGCCCCTTCTCCGCCTATCGTGCCTATTCCCGCGAAATCCATGTGGCCGGGTTCTTCGTGGCGGCCATGCTCGTCACCATCGCGGCGCTGGTGATCGTCATGCGGCACAGGGCACGAACAGAGGCGGAACTGCGCAAGCTGCGCAACCTGCTCGGCAACATTCTTGATTCCATGCCCTCGGTGGTGGTGGGCGTCTCGCCAGAGGGGCGCATCATCCAGTGGAACCGCCAGGCGGTGCTGATGTCCGGCGTGGAACCTGCCGAGGCCCTGGGGCGCAGCCTTGAAGATGTCTTTCCACGCCTAGCCCCGCAACTGCCGCGCGTGCATGAAGCCCTGGACAAGCAGACACCCGTGCGCGGTGAACGGATGACCCGCACCGACAACGGCGTGCCCCGGTACGAGGACGTCACCGTGTTCCCCCTGGCCGCCAACGGCATGGAGGGCGCGGTAATCCGCCTGGACGACGTGACCGAGCGCGAACGGGTGCGCGAAATGATGATCCAGACCGAGCGCATGCTGTCGGTGGGCGGGCTGGCGGCGGGCATGGCCCACGAAATCAACAACCCCCTCGGGGGCATCCTGCAGGCAGTGCAGAACGTGCTGCGCCGCGTAGAACCGGGGCGCGCCGCCAACGACGAGGCGGCCCAGGCCCTGGGCTGCACCGTGGAGCAGGTGCGCGATTACCTGGAACGGCGCGGCGTGCTGCGCATGGCCGCCGGGGTGCGCGAAGCGGGGCTGCGGGCCGCCCGCATCGTGGCCAACATGCTCAATTTCAGCCGCCGCAGCACCTCGTCGCACATGGAATGCGACATCGGCACGCTGGTGACCACCGCCGTGGACCTTGCCGCCAATGACTACAGCTTTCGCAAGAATCACGATTTCCGCAGGCTGAGGGTGGACGTCCGGATCCCGCCCGACCTGCCACGGCCCGCCTGCCTGGCCACCGAGGTGGAGCAGGTGCTGCTGAACCTGCTGCGCAACGCCGCCCAGGCCCTGGCAGGCTTCATCCCGCCGGACGGCGCGCCCCCCACCATCACCATACGGGCCGAACAGCACCCGGAAGGGGTGGCCATTTCCGTCGCCGACAACGGCCCCGGCATGCCACCGGAGGTGCGCACCAGAGTCTTCGACCCGTTCTACACCACCCGCCCGCCCGGAGAAGGCACCGGGCTCGGGCTGTCAGTGGCGTTCTTCATCATCACCCAGAACCACAAGGGCACGTTCAGCGTGGCTTCCGAACCCGGCCAGGGTGCCACCTTCACCTTCACGCTGCCGCTGGGGGGCACGTCATGA